The following are from one region of the Synechococcus sp. CBW1108 genome:
- a CDS encoding Occludin/ELL family protein — MANTNLFSAILLSATRLKGSLLLAGALLAPLLSHSLLGESVWAGPVVCTTTLEPPLLIGARSGVGASAGELGVASGPVEVTRCGQVQTPPALMEKRFYSFRAPYAPGVSLTNQITDLFGIALGGVDGTRVMGLGFPDQAIVWDGTAVENTYRVLLEQQSGPMPWRTVDVPNGYSGSLGSAGPTQLGKTQPGGGWQDGGASYRTPVRGLW; from the coding sequence ATGGCAAATACCAACTTGTTCAGCGCCATCCTCTTAAGTGCCACCCGGCTCAAGGGCTCCCTGCTCCTGGCAGGCGCCCTGCTAGCTCCCCTGCTAAGTCACTCCCTGCTAGGTGAATCTGTCTGGGCTGGTCCGGTGGTGTGCACCACCACGCTCGAGCCCCCCCTGCTAATCGGCGCGCGCAGCGGGGTTGGGGCGTCGGCAGGGGAGTTAGGAGTGGCCTCTGGGCCGGTTGAGGTCACCCGCTGCGGCCAGGTGCAGACCCCCCCTGCACTCATGGAAAAGCGCTTTTACAGCTTCAGGGCGCCCTATGCCCCCGGGGTGAGCCTCACCAATCAGATCACCGACCTCTTCGGCATTGCCCTGGGGGGAGTTGATGGCACCAGGGTGATGGGCCTGGGTTTTCCTGATCAAGCCATCGTCTGGGATGGCACCGCGGTGGAAAACACCTATCGGGTGCTCCTTGAGCAACAAAGTGGGCCGATGCCCTGGCGCACCGTCGATGTGCCCAACGGTTACTCAGGCAGCCTTGGATCAGCTGGCCCAACCCAGCTAGGCAAGACCCAGCCCGGTGGCGGCTGGCAAGATGGGGGAGCGAGCTATCGGACCCCGGTTCGGGGTCTTTGGTAG
- a CDS encoding hemolysin family protein: MQLLALVILLALLAFFAAGEFALIRLRPSRVRQLQEGGEAGVLAVAKLQSRLRRVLVATQLGAALSLVALGWAGRGLAEQLGAAWAGRGALGSVPQGWLDAVVFLLLVLFATVFGGVLPKAWVLHRPEVSALRLAPLLDSVIRSLMPLLSLVERFSAGLLRLLGLPRNWDELVPVLSAGELETLIETGSVTGLMPDERSILEGVFSLRDTLVREVMVPRSGMVTLPVDVSFAELMREVHDTAHARFPVIGSSLDDVRGMLDLRRLADPIARGLLTAETPLAPYITPVARVQESTPLAELLPLIRSGQPLLVVVDEHGGTEGLVTVADLTSEIVGDEDDSLESAQDLQQLAEGCWSVAGDLEIFELNRQLSLQLPEADGHHTLAGFLLERLQHIPAPGEGLRWKGHQFLVLAMDGPRIERVQIERPVVDSPAAEEN, translated from the coding sequence ATTCAACTCCTGGCTCTGGTGATTCTTTTGGCCCTGCTGGCTTTTTTTGCCGCTGGGGAATTCGCCCTGATTCGCCTCAGACCAAGTCGGGTGCGCCAGCTGCAGGAAGGGGGCGAGGCCGGGGTCCTGGCCGTTGCCAAATTGCAGAGCCGGCTGCGGCGGGTGCTGGTGGCCACCCAGTTGGGAGCGGCCCTCTCCCTGGTGGCGCTGGGTTGGGCCGGACGGGGCCTGGCCGAACAGCTGGGGGCGGCATGGGCGGGGCGGGGCGCCCTCGGCTCGGTTCCCCAGGGGTGGCTGGATGCTGTTGTATTTCTGCTCCTGGTGCTGTTCGCCACGGTTTTTGGGGGGGTATTGCCCAAGGCCTGGGTGCTCCATCGCCCGGAAGTCTCTGCCCTGCGGCTGGCGCCGCTGCTGGATTCGGTGATTCGCAGCCTGATGCCCCTGCTTTCCCTGGTGGAGCGCTTCAGCGCCGGGCTGCTGCGCTTGTTGGGGCTACCGCGCAACTGGGATGAACTTGTGCCCGTGCTCTCCGCCGGTGAACTCGAAACCCTGATTGAAACCGGCAGCGTCACAGGGCTGATGCCCGATGAACGCAGCATTCTTGAAGGGGTGTTTTCCCTGCGGGACACGTTGGTGCGGGAGGTGATGGTGCCCCGCTCTGGCATGGTCACTCTGCCTGTGGATGTCAGCTTCGCTGAGTTGATGCGGGAGGTGCACGACACTGCCCACGCCCGCTTTCCGGTGATTGGCAGCTCCCTCGACGATGTGCGGGGCATGTTGGATCTGCGCCGCCTGGCCGATCCGATCGCCAGGGGGCTGCTCACAGCCGAAACGCCTTTGGCTCCCTACATCACCCCGGTGGCTCGGGTGCAGGAGAGCACTCCCCTAGCCGAGTTGCTACCCCTGATCCGCAGTGGTCAGCCCCTGCTGGTGGTGGTGGATGAGCATGGAGGCACGGAGGGCCTGGTCACGGTGGCAGATCTCACCAGCGAGATCGTCGGTGACGAGGACGACTCGCTCGAGTCAGCCCAGGACCTCCAGCAACTCGCCGAGGGCTGCTGGTCTGTGGCCGGGGATCTCGAGATCTTTGAGCTCAACAGGCAATTGTCCCTGCAGTTGCCTGAAGCGGATGGACACCACACGCTGGCGGGTTTTCTCCTGGAACGGCTCCAGCACATCCCGGCTCCCGGGGAGGGTCTGCGCTGGAAGGGGCATCAGTTTTTGGTACTGGCCATGGATGGCCCGCGGATTGAACGGGTGCAGATCGAGCGTCCGGTGGTGGATTCCCCCGCCGCCGAGGAGAATTAA